A genomic region of Trifolium pratense cultivar HEN17-A07 linkage group LG3, ARS_RC_1.1, whole genome shotgun sequence contains the following coding sequences:
- the LOC123915229 gene encoding uncharacterized protein LOC123915229 codes for MHLQITSAYLTIETDPYDYCKVELSTPILCTFDFVCDGDVPALCGSKSNLSSVKHVNINVMSFAKGTKVPLALLSWLVELVNIKSLVITSWTLEVLSWLPDLLKVEFRSLCNLKILKLKIGMYMPLPLSIPNGALFGFCNATD; via the exons ATGCATTTGCAAATAACCTCTGCATATTTAACTATTGAAACAGATCCCTATGACTATTGCAAAGTTGAGTTATCTACTCCAATTCTTTGCACCTTTGACTTTGTCTGTGATGGGGATGTTCCTGCTCTCTGTGGGAGCAAGAGCAATCTATCTTCTGTCAAACATGTAAATATTAATGTAATGAGTTTTGCGAAAGGTACAAAGGTTCCACTGGCTCTACTCAGCTGGCTGGTTGAACTTGTGAATATCAAATCATTGGTAATCACTTCTTGGACTCTTGAG GTTCTCTCCTGGCTTCCTGATTTATTGAAGGTTGAGTTCCGTTCCTTGTGCAACTTGAAGATACTTAAACTAAAAATCGGCATGTACATGCCTTTACCTTTATCCATACCTAATGGAGCATT GTTCGGTTTTTGCAATGCAACAGATTAG
- the LOC123918966 gene encoding elastin-like, translating to MASKVALLNLGLLAIMVFISSKGEARPLPDTTKTKVVDSRCAQTESTDCFMIPGFGGIGGMPGFGGIPLLPGFGGTPLLPGGPKANVVMEKNDNGNLKDSKKSTDARCVESESTDCFNIPGLPNFGIPGFGGIPLFPGVPTKN from the exons atggCTTCCAAAGTAGCCTTACTCAACTTAGGTTTATTGGCCATCATGGTTTTCATCTCTTCTAAAGGAGAAGCTAGGCCCTTGCCTGACACCACAAAGA CTAAGGTGGTTGACAGTCGATGTGCTCAAACTGAAAGTACTGATTGTTTTATGATCCCTGGTTTTGGTGGTATTGGTGGAATGCCTGGTTTTGGTGGAATTCCTTTGTTACCTGGCTTTGGTGGAACCCCTTTGTTGCCTGGTGGACCAAAAG CAAATGTTGTGATGGAGAAAAATGACAATGGTAATCTCAAAGATAGCAAAAAATCGACAGATGCAAGATGTGTTGAAAGTGAAAGTACCGATTGTTTTAACATACCCGGATTGCCAAATTTTGGTATCCCTGGTTTTGGTGGAATTCCTTTGTTTCCTGGTGTGCCTACTAAAAACTAA